From Taeniopygia guttata chromosome 21, bTaeGut7.mat, whole genome shotgun sequence, one genomic window encodes:
- the TMEM52 gene encoding transmembrane protein 52: MSDWTNLWYVWLILLMVFLLLLCGVSASCVKFCCRKKRLPVETFPRHPCDLAVIGIDSDSTAHSTVTSYSSWQYPPSVQIPLVFVDMDKNTVSPPAYSLYAMDLPPSYDEAVQMGKQVARTNQKLDEIPEQVTPRGLNPSQSPPDTINRDPARQENSEDSEDAT; this comes from the exons ATGTCTGATTGGACAAATCTGTGGTATGTCTG GCTGATCTTGCTGATGgtgttcctgctcctgctctgtggGGTCTCAGCGAGCTGTGTCAAGTTCTGCTGCCGGAAGAAAAGGCTCCCAGTGGAGACCTTCCCTCGGCACCCTTGTGACCTGGCAGTGATTGGCATCGACAGTGacagcactgcccacagcacagtgaCCT caTACAGCTCATGGCAGTACCCTCCAAGTGTCCAGATTCCCTTGGTATTTGTGGATATGGATAAGAACACTGTGTCCCCTCCTGCTTACAGCCTCTATGCCATGGACCTGCCACCTTCCTATGATGAAGCTGTTCAAATGGGAAAGCAAGTGGCACGGACAAACCAGAAACTTGATGAAATCCCTGAACAGGTGACACCACGTGGGCTGAATCCCAGCCAGTCCCCACCTGACACAATCAACAGAGATCCAGCAAGACAGGAAAATTCAGAAGATTCAGAAGATGCCACATAA